The Pseudoalteromonas spongiae UST010723-006 genome window below encodes:
- a CDS encoding PAS domain-containing protein: protein MTKLASASQQIHFAEDELIISKTDIRGNITYANRTFMRVSNFPESKLIGQPHNIIRHPDMPRGVYYGMWKTLKAKQEFFGFVKNLTADGDYYWVFANVTPDLVNGEIQGFFSVRRSPPDAAIKTISEVYQKMQQVEAQHGKRDGANGAWCWLNEYLQTHHNTSYEAFVLDLYAAE from the coding sequence GTGACCAAATTAGCAAGCGCTTCACAGCAAATTCATTTTGCTGAAGACGAACTTATCATTAGCAAAACCGATATACGTGGAAATATTACTTACGCCAATCGCACCTTTATGCGGGTAAGTAACTTTCCTGAATCAAAACTCATTGGCCAACCACATAACATTATTCGTCACCCAGATATGCCAAGAGGTGTGTATTACGGCATGTGGAAAACCCTAAAAGCCAAGCAAGAGTTCTTTGGTTTTGTTAAAAACCTCACCGCCGATGGCGATTATTATTGGGTATTTGCAAATGTCACACCTGATCTGGTTAACGGCGAAATACAAGGCTTCTTTTCTGTAAGGCGTTCTCCGCCTGACGCCGCAATAAAAACAATTAGCGAGGTGTATCAAAAAATGCAGCAAGTAGAAGCACAACACGGCAAACGTGATGGGGCAAACGGCGCATGGTGTTGGTTAAATGAGTATTTGCAAACCCATCACAACACCAGTTATGAAGCCTTTGTATTAGATCTTTACGCTGCAGAATAA
- a CDS encoding zinc ribbon domain-containing protein YjdM, with protein MSLPPCPSCKSEYVYQDQDNLVCPECAFEWNPEEQAKEDLIEVKDANGALLVEGDKVTVIKDLKIKGSSQVIKIGTKAQVRRVFDKKDHELDCKVDGVGEMMVTAKFVKKA; from the coding sequence ATGTCGTTACCTCCATGTCCTAGTTGTAAATCAGAATATGTATATCAAGATCAAGATAATCTTGTTTGTCCAGAATGCGCGTTTGAGTGGAATCCTGAGGAGCAAGCAAAAGAGGACCTTATTGAGGTAAAAGATGCGAACGGCGCATTATTGGTTGAAGGTGATAAAGTTACCGTAATTAAAGACCTAAAAATCAAAGGTAGTTCGCAAGTGATTAAAATTGGCACCAAAGCACAAGTTCGTCGCGTGTTCGATAAAAAGGATCACGAGCTTGACTGTAAAGTTGATGGTGTTGGCGAAATGATGGTAACCGCGAAGTTCGTTAAAAAAGCATAA